A portion of the Hydractinia symbiolongicarpus strain clone_291-10 chromosome 10, HSymV2.1, whole genome shotgun sequence genome contains these proteins:
- the LOC130613102 gene encoding high-affinity choline transporter 1-like — protein sequence MIYLDWTNITNADANLVDANGTIIDTRMVLPMVLQYLTPGWVSFIGLGAISAAVMSSADSSVLSASSMFGHNIYKTIFKPNVSDK from the coding sequence ATGATTTATTTAGATTGGACAAACATCACTAATGCAGATGCCAATCTTGTGGATGCTAATGGAACAATCATTGATACACGAATGGTTCTTCCTATGGTGCTTCAGTACTTAACCCCTGGTTGGGTGTCTTTTATTGGTTTGGGAGCTATCTCTGCTGCAGTGATGTCGTCTGCCGATTCATCAGTTTTGTCAGCTAGTTCAATGTTTGGGCATAATATTTATAAGACAATCTTTAAGCCTAACGTGAGTGacaagtaa
- the LOC130612989 gene encoding high-affinity choline transporter 1-like: MGYWQSTGDSVNLDAQTKTKKEPKHLFQSKIVVLYWLKELKDLKLRRQLYFVKGNLSENFNHKEIMSEVNVAGVISIIVFYLLILSTGLYAAWRKKQNSQKAITTDEKTTEVILAGRNISLFVGCCTMTATWVGGGYINGTAESVYTSGLSWAQAPWGYAQFCFVSPIGGLFFAKPMREANYMTMLDPLQERYGKKMGALLYIPAFLGETFYTGSILAALGATLAVILGLNMTVSVIISAFIAVGYTLFGGLYAVAFTDVIQLACITVGLWLAVPFALTHDKVNSIVDTGSAWLGTIEPNSAGLWTDYSILIVSSYSYFNLSFSEVTKHNLDNSCLH, encoded by the exons ATGGGTT ATTGGCAAAGTACTGGTGATAGTGTGAATCTGGACGCGCAAACCAAAACCAAAAAAGAGCCAAAA CATCTCTTTCAAAGCAAAATTGTTGTTTTGTACTGGTTAAAAGAGCTTAAG GACTTAAAACTTAGAAGGCAACTTTATTTCGTCAAAGGGAATCTTTCTGAGAATTTTAATcat AAAGAAATAATGAGTGAAGTAAACGTAGCAGGCGTTATAAgcattattgttttttatttactcaTTCTTTCGACTGGATTATACGCTGCATGGAGGAAGAAACAGAACTCGCAAAAAGCTATCACTACCGATGAAAAAACCACAGAGGTTATTTTAGCTGGCAGAAATATAAGTCTGTTTGTAGGATGCTGCACAATGACAG CTACGTGGGTTGGTGGTGGTTATATTAATGGTACCGCCGAGTCGGTTTATACTTCTGGTTTATCATGGGCGCAAGCGCCATGGGGGTATGCA caattttgttttgtttctccaATAGGTGGATTGTTTTTTGCCAAACCAATGCGAGAAGCAAACTACATGACCATGCTGGACCCTTTGCAAGAGAGATATGGTAAAAAAATGGGAGCATTGTTGTATATACCTGCTTTTCTTGGTGAAACATTTTATACCGGCTCAATACTAGCAGCTTTGGGTGCAACATTAGCAGTTATTCTTGGACTAAATATGACTGTATCAGTTATCATATCTGCATTCATTGCTGTTGGGTATACTTTATTTGGAGGATTGTATGCTGTCGCTTTCACAGACGTTATCCAACTGGCCTGCATTACAGTGGGTTTATGGTTAGCTGTCCCCTTTGCCTTAACCCATGATAAAGTCAATAGCATTGTTGACACAGGCAGTGCTTGGTTGGGAACAATCGAACCAAATAGTGCTGGACTATGGACTGATTATTCCATACTCATAGTAAGTTCTTATTCTTATTTTAATCTTTCCTTTTCGGAAGTCACAAAACACAACTTGGATAATTCTTGCCTTCATTAG
- the LOC130613101 gene encoding gamma-aminobutyric acid receptor subunit rho-3-like, which produces MKLFIQYLFYFIYCFNSQSFATTIPNAAEMAEIKKVIFQNYDKAVIPTKHIAVINVTFSVNINDMIPLEKAEMNFGIDGHFALSWKDYRLKFRHLSNITKIPFDYKVYNKLWVPNIYFVQEKYGVSHSLLQPNILVLLYADGTVHTSRRLSFNSFCPMKMRFYPFDIQECNLSIETYSYNKDYVNLHWDGVKGDDKDLHIQDFSGVKILLYAEREASSLYGKFNRLTMSLKLYRNLALHVLRDFFPCILIVMLSWVGFWIDDNSIPARVSLGITTVLTIVTFTNNVKKNSPSAGLFRSLDCYMLVCNLFVFASVVEYAFIELNHKPDRNSIIKKATKAGTENETTSKETNEAGRVLKPFGPLQFYSGEAHRIDRISRIVFPVFFTIFNVVFFLFHRLHPDTVD; this is translated from the exons atgaaactttttaTCCAAtacctattttattttatttactgctTTAACAG TCAATCTTTTGCAACAACTATACCAAATGCAGCTGAAATGGCGGAAATCAAGAAAGTCATATTTCAAAATTATGATAAAGCTGTGATACCTACTAAACACA TTGCAGTTATTAATGTTACGTTCTCCGTCAATATCAACGATATGATCCCTTTAGAGAAAGCTGAAATG AATTTCGGTATTGATGGTCATTTTGCGTTGTCTTGGAAAGATTACCGATTAAAATTCCGTCATCTTTCCAACATCACTAAAATTCCATTCGACTACAAGGTCTACAATAAATTATGGGTGCCAAATATATATTTCGTCCAAGAAAAGTATGGTGTTAGCCATTCGTTGCTGCAACCCAATATTTTGGTTTTGTTGTATGCTGATGGTACTGTGCATACCAGCAGAAG attgtCGTTCAATTCGTTCTGTCCAATGAAAATGCGATTTTATCCATTTGATATTCAAGAATGCAATTTATCTATTGAAACGT ATTCATATAATAAAGATTACGTAAATTTACATTGGGATGGAGTGAAAGGAGATGACAAAGATCTTCACATACAAGATTTCTCAGGAGTAAAAATACTCCTATATGCAGAAAGAGAAGCAAGTTCGCTTTATG GAAAATTCAACCGTCTGACCATGTCCCTGAAGTTATATCGAAACTTAGCACTACATGTCTTGCGAGACTTTTTTCCATGCATTCTGATTGTGATGTTATCCTGGGTTGGATTCTGGATTGATGATAATTCCATTCCAGCACGAGTGTCTTTGGGCATAACTACTGTGTTAACCATAGTAACATTTACAAACAATGTAAAAAAGAACTCTCCCAGTGCTGGTTTGTTCAGAAGTCTTGATTGTTATATGTTGGTGTGTAATTTATTTGTGTTTGCATCTGTGGTGGAGTACGCCTTCATTGAATTGAATCACAAGCCCGACAGAAATAGTATTATCAAGAAGGCAACTAAGGCTGGTACTGAAAATGAAACTACATCAAAG GAAACCAATGAGGCAGGAAGAGTTCTAAAGCCGTTTGGTCCATTACAGTTTTACTCTGGAGAGGCACACCGAATTGACCGTATTTCACGTATAGTGTTTCCTGTTTTTTTCACGATATTCAACGTCGTTTTTTTCCTGTTTCACAGGTTACATCCAGACACAGTTGACTAA